The stretch of DNA GGATAGCGAGCATCTCGTCGAAGACGGTGGAGGCGTCGTTCACCAGTCGCTGCTCCTGCGACACGACCACCGGCGCCGCTGTCACGGGCGGAGCGGCGACTTGGCCAAGGGCCAACGGCGTCGTGCAAAAGACCGCCGCTGCGAGGACGGCGACAAGGCGGGGCAAGGGAGTGAACATTGGAATCGAGAGAAGGGAGGCAAGGTGTAGGATCGGATGCCTTCAAGCTAGACCCCGACGCCGCAACTGGGCAAGATCAGCGCGGACTGGATAGCGGATGGCGTGATAGCGTTATAGAAGCCGCGCCGTACTTGCGAGGGCCCTACCAAGATCACCGGCTGCGAAGCGAATAAGAAAACACGTCGCCAGTCTCACGCCCCCTCGTATGAATCTTGTCGAAAGCACCGCCGAGCGTCTTGTCCTTCGCGGCACGCCCGGCGGGCGGCTGGCCGTGATGGCGTTGACAGCGATTGGTTTGGCGCTCACCGCAGCGATTGGTTACTTCGCCTTCGCCCTCTATGACGCGTCAAAGGGCCTCGCCTGGGGCCATATGCCGCTCGCCCTGGGCTTGGGGATTGGGCAGCTGCTGTTCTGGGCCGGCGCCGTGACGCTCGCCGTTGGCCGTCTATCGCTGGTGCTCGACCGGGCCACCGGCCAGGGCGTCTACAGCGTCCGCTCGCCGATCATCGACGCGGGCAGGCCGTGCCGCTTCCGCCTCGAGAACATCGCCCGCCTCGAGATGACCGCGACCGAGGAGGCCCGCCCGGAAGTGGGGGACGGCGCCCGTTTCGACGCGACCGTTGTCAAACTCCGCTTGCTCGTCAGCCGCCCCCGCCGCGCGATCACGCTCGACGAGACACAGAACGGCAATGTCCAGCGGATCGAGAAGCTACGGGATGCCGTAGCGAATTGGCTCGAGGGTTAAACGGCTTCTTCGCATTCACTAAGCGGACTTCGCAAGTCCCATCGCGGCCGGCCGCAACCTTTTTTTAGATCACCTAGTTTCTCTGGGCGCTGTCATCCCCAGAGGTGGTCAGCCGACGATCGGCAGGTAGAATGTGACGCATCGTCACTTTTTGCAAACCATCAAAAGTCCCCGGTTTGTAGCAGGTAACGGCTCCTGGCGGCTTCCCACCAACGGCGCGACCTGCGCCTCGCCGTCTGATTTCTTCCTCCCTGGTTGAGAGACGTAGTGACTCTTCCGATCCGTTTGGCCGGGCCGCTGGCGGTCGCGGCGGCTGTGCTGGCCGTTGGGTGCGGTTCCAAGCCCCCCGGGGGCCCGCAAGCGAACGCCAACGCCCCCGTCGAGGTTACCGTCGCCAAGCCGCTGGTTCTCTCGACACTCGACTGGGACCCCTACACGGGCCGTCTGGCGCCCGTGGACGAGGTTGAGGTCCGCGCCCGGGTGAGCGGCTACCTCGAGTCGTATCACTTCGAAGAGGGCCAGTTCGTTGACGAGGGGCAGCTGCTGTTCGTCATCGACCAGCGGCCGTACCAGGCGGCGGTCGATCAGGCAAAGGCCTTGCTCGAAGAGGCCCACTCTCGCCACCGCCAAGCCGAAGCCCAGGTCCGTGAGGCCGAAGCCGGCCGCCAGCAAGTCTCGGCCCGACTGGAACTCGCACAAACGCAGCTCAACCGGGCGAAGCCGCTCGTCCCGCGCGGCGCGATCAGCGAAGACGCCTACGACGAGTACGTCGCCGCGGCGCGTCAGGCCGAGGCCGACGCCGCCGCCGCCGACGCGGCGATCGAATCCGCTAAGGCCGCCGTCAACGCCGCGGTCGCCTCGATCGCCACGGCCGAAGCGGCCCTCACCGCAGCGGAGCTCGACCTCGGCTACTGCCGCATCACCGCGCCGATCCGCGGGCGGGTGAGCCGACGGATGATCACCAAGGGAAACCTCGTAACGGGCGGACTCGGCGCGATGCCGCTGACGACGATCGTCTCGATGGACCCGATCCACGTCTACTTCGATTGCAACGAGCAGGCATTGCTCAAGTACATCCGCCTGGACCAGACCACCCAGCGCAAGAGCTCGCGCGACGTGAAGACGCCCGCCTACATGGCGCTGATCGATGAGGAGGGTTATCCGCACAAGGGCTACATCGACTTCGTCGATAATCGCGTCGATCGGGCTACGGGCTCGATGCGGGCGCGGGCTATCTTCGCCAACACCGATGAAGAGCTCGTGCCCGGCGTGTTCGTTCGCTTGCAGATCCCCGGCAGCGAGCCCGGCCCGCGGGTGTTGATCCCCGATTCGGCGGTCGCGACCGACCAAGCGGCGAAGTTCGTCTACATCGTCGGCGAAGGCGACAAGCTCGAGCGCCGCCCCGTCACGACCGGCGCGATCTCGAAAGACCTGCGCGTTATCACCGGCGGCCTCGACGGGTCGGAGAGCGTGGTCGTCAAAGGCCTGCAGCGTTGCCGTCCCGGCGCCGAAGTGAAAGTGACCGTCGAGGAGATTGTCGCGGGCGACGACCTCGGCCTGCCCGACACCTACGAGCCCGTGGCGCCCGAGGAGTGGCTGCGGCCGGCGATGACTCCGATCAACACCACCCCCGACGCGGCGCTGACACGCGCTCAGAAGGGGGCGAAGGCACGATGAAGTTCGCTCACTTCTTTATCGACAGGCCGATCTTCGCGACGGTGCTGTCGGTCGCGATCGTCCTCGTGGGCGCGATCAGCTACTACACGCTCCCGGTGTCGCAATACCCGGAGATCGCGCTGCCGACGGTTGTCGTCACGACGACCTACCCGGGCGCCACGGCGGAGACCGTCGCCGAGACCGTCGCCACGCCGATCGAGCAAGAGGTCAACGGCGTTGAGCGGATGCTCTACATGGAGTCGCAATCGACTCCCGACGGCACGATGTCGCTGACGATCACGTTCGAGCTCGGCACCGATGTCGACCAGGCCCAGGTGCTCGTACAGAACCGGGTGGACCGCGCGCTGCCGCGTCTGCCGGAAGAGGTGCGCCGCGGCGGCGTGGTGACGCAGAAGAGCTCGCCCGAGATGCTGATGGTGGTCCACCTGATCTCGCCGGACCGCTCGCGCGACCAGGTCTACATCTCGAACTACGCCTACTTGCAGATCCGCGACGCATTGTCGCGCATCAACGGCGTCGGCGAGCTGCGCGTCTTCGGCGGCTCGGAGTACTCGATGCGGGTGTGGCTCGACCCCGAGCACTTGGCGTCGCTCGACCTGACGGCGGGCGACGTGGTCGCGGCGTTGCGCGAGCAGAACGTCCAGGTCGCCGCCGGCAAGATCGGCCAGACGCCGCTCCCCGAGCCGACCGATTTTCAGCTAACGATCTCGAGTCAGGGTCGCTTGCGCACCGCGGAGGAGTTCGCCCAAATCGTCATCAAGCGCGGCGCCGAGGGACGCCTGACGCGGCTGTCGGACGTGGCGCGGATTGAATTGGGCGCTCAGGACTACTCGGTCAACAGCTACCTCGACGGCAACAACGCCGTGGCCCTGCTGGTGTTCGCCCGCCCGGGCACGAACGGCGTCGACACGGCCCACGAGGTCGAGAAGACCGTGAAGGAGCTGTCGAAAAACTTCCCCGACGGTCTGGAGTACCGCATCGCCTACAACCCGACGCGGTTCGTCGAGGAGTCGATCGAGGAGGTGTTCCGTACGCTGATCGAAGCGACCATCCTCGTGGTGCTGACGGTGTTCATCTTCTTGCAGCGTTGGCAGGCGACCCTCATCCCCGTGGTGGCGATCCCGATTTCGCTGATCGGCACCTTCGCGATCATGAGCGGCCTGGGCTTTAGCCTTAACAGTCTGTCGTTGTTCGGCCTCGTGCTGGCGATCGGCATCGTCGTGGACGACGCCATCGTCGTGGTTGAGAACGTCGAGCGGTTGATCCACGAAGGGATGAGCCCGCGCGAGGCGACGCGCACCGCGATGACCGAGGTCGGCTCAGCGCTCATCGCGTCGGCGCTGGTGCTCGTGGCGGTCTTCGTGCCGACGGCCTTCATGGCGGGCATCAGCGGACAGTTCTATCGGCAGTTCGCCGTGACGATCGCCGTGGCGACCGTCATCAGCGCCTTCGTCTCGCTGACGCTGACGCCGGCCATGTGCGCGTTGCTCTTGCAACCGTCCGACGCCAAGCCCGGCCTCTTCACCCGCGGCATGGACCTCTTGTTCGGCTGGTTCTTCCGGCCGTTCAATCGCGTCTTCGACTTCGGCAGCAACCTCTATGCGGGGACCGTGAGGCGGTTTGTCCGCATGGGCCTCGTCATGCTGATTATTTACGGCGGCCTCCTGGTGGCGACACGGTACAGCTTCGATCTGGTGCCGACGGGCTTCATCCCCGAGCAAGACCAGGGCTACCTGATCGTCACGATCCAGCTCCCCGACAGCGCGTCGCTTACCCGCACGGACGAAATTGTGCGCCGCGTCAGCGAGATCGCCTTGGATATCGACGGCATCAACAACGCCGTGGCGTTTGCGGGCTTCTCCGGCGCAACGCGGACGAACGCCACCAACGTCGCCGCGTGTTTCACCGCGCTCGAAGACGCCGGCACGCGCGCCGAGCGTGGCCGCGAGATCAACGTCCTGCAGCAGGAACTCCAGGCCAAGCTGAGCCAGATCCAAGAGGCCGACATCCGTGTGCTCGCCCCGCCGCCGGTGCGTGGCATCGGCAACGCAGGCGGCGTCAAGCTGTACGTCCAGGACCGCGGCGGCGCCGGGTACCAAGCCCTCGGCGATACGACCAACGCGTTCGTCGGCGCCGCGATGCAAGAGGCCGGCCCCGCGACGGGCATCGCGGCCGCCTTCTCGTTTTACCGCGCCGACACGCCCCAGCTGTACGCCGACATCGACCGCACCCGCGCCCAACAGCTCGACGTGCCGATGCAGAACGTCTTCGACACGCTGCAGGTGTACTTGGGTTCGTTGTACGTCAACGACTTCAACTACCTGGGCCGCACCTACCGCGTCACGGCCCAGGCCGACGCTGAGTACCGCGACGAGCTCAGCGACGTGCTCCGCCTGCGGACCCGCAGCGCGTCGGGCGCGATCGTGCCGCTGGGGACGATCCTCACGATGAAAGAACGCATCGGACCCGACCGCATCGTCCGTTACAACCTCTTCCCCTCGGCCGACGTAAACGGTGTGACGCTCCCCGGCACGAGCACGGGGCAGTCGATCGCCGCGTTCGAGCGCATCGCCGCGACGACGCTGCCGCAAGGCTTCGATTACGAGTGGACCGATCTGGCGTACCAAGAGAAGGCGGCCGGCAACACGGCGCTCTTGATCTTCCCGCTGTGTGTGGTGTTCGTGTTCCTCACGCTCGCGGCCCAGTACGAGAGCTGGGTACTACCGCTGGCGATTATCCTGATCGTTCCGCTCTGTCTGCTGTTCGCGATCGGCGGCGTCTGGTTCCGCGGCATGGACAACAACATCCTCACGCAGATTGGTTTCGTGGTGCTGATCGCCCTGGCGTGCAAGAACGCGATCCTGATCGTCGAGTTCGCCAAGGCGCTCGAGGACCAGGGCAAGACGCGCTTCGAGGCCGCCGTCGAAGCCTGCCGCCTGCGGCTGCGGGCAATCCTGATGACGGCGTTCTCCTTCGTCCTCGGCGTGATCCCCCTGTTGATCGCCACCGGCGCCGGCTTTGAGATGCGCCGCGCGCTGGGCACCGCCGTGTTCAGCGGCATGCTCGGCGTGACGATCATGGGCCTGTTCTTGACGCCCGTGTTCTACGTCCTGCTCCGCGGCGTTTTTGGACGCAAGAAGGCGGAACGCACGGCGTAGAAGCGGCAGGTAACTCTGCGGATTCGAACAACGGTGAGCCGGCGACGTGAGTCGTCGGCTCTCATGCTCCCTGTCGGTAGTGGCAGACACGACTCCCAAGAGAGTCTTGACCTCGACCACCTTCTTCCGCTCGTAGAGATGACCCTGGCGATCCCTCACGTACGGGACGTTCTGGCGGCTTCGAAGACGAATCGCCTTACTCGCAGCTAGGCGTGTGCTGTGCCGCCACCTTATCGGCAGTCGGTCATTGGCCATTTCGAACCGGCTCTCGCAATTGCGCACGCGCACAAGCAATTTCACGTCCGCCAGTTCGAACGCTGGGGCCCGCTGATAGGGCCGTCTTACATTTGGCGCCTCGGCGTAGGGGTGGCTCGCCGGAGGGCGGCGTCCCTCGATTACCCCTTTGAGAAAGAGGCTTTCGGTGAAGAGCCGTAAGGCTGAACTTGGTAGGTCCAACCAGGTCCGTCGTGTCGGCAGCGAATTCATTGCGACGGATAGCATCTCACAGGCGTGGATCAACTTTTGTTGATCCTCTCCCGAAGGTTGGCTAGTCTCAGAAAGGATCATGAAGCGGGCGTCGCCTTATCTCTAAGCCATACACTTGAGGAGTGACTCATGAAGTGGACACCGATCGCCGTCTCCCTTTGCCTCGCCATTATGGCGGGGCCAAACGTGGCGAATGCTGCTTTTCTCATCGAGATCGACACCGATGGGGCGGATGATGGCCCATTCACTCCCAGCCCAAATTTCAGTTTCGGTGGCGACACAACAACTGCCAGCTCGAGCATCGCATCGCCGACCGTTGGCCTGACGGGGGGCGATAGCATCTTCGGTGGCGACGGAGTGAATGACCCCGACACCTACCTCTATCGGTACGCACCCGGCGTCGACGCCGATAACCTTGCCCTCGCAACGGGCACGGCGCTCAACGATGATGGCGATTTCGCTTTCGGCCTAACAGGCGGCGTGTCCGGGGCATACCGTGTCTACGCAACTTGGCCAGAGACGACAAACGTTTCCGGTGGCGACACCACGTTCACGCTCTCGGAGGTTGGCGGGGATCTGTTTTCGGTGTCCCTCGACCAGAATAACACCGGCGGCGAGTGGATCCTGCTCGGTGAGGCCAACCTATCCGCTGGTGTCGTCTACACGCTCGCACAGACTGCTGGATCGAACACGTTTGTCTCGATGCGTGCCTCCGCGGCAATGTTCGAGCGAGTGCCCGAGCCCACCTCGGTCGCTCTAACGTTCGGGGCTGCAATCGGGCTGCTTGGCCTTCGCGGGCGCACTCACTGAGAGCGCTATCTTTTTTCTAATGGAGCGGCGCCGGTCCCCAACGACCGGCGCCGCTTTTTTGCTTCAACCCCGCAGCACGTCCTCCATCGTCAACACCTCGCCACGCGAGCCCGCGGCGAGCCTCTGCTGCAAGAACCTTAGCGCCGCGAGGGTCCCTTCCGCATAGACGCGACGGCCGAGGACGTTGTGTTCGAGCACGAGCTGGACGGTGCCCGCGGCGGCGGACAGTTCGTAGCGGTGGAAGGCGTGGCCGGCGAGGTGCTCGGCGGGCACGCCGACCTCGCTCTGTTGTCGTGCGGGGTCACGGACCTTCTCGATGTCGTCGACGGGGAACGGCACACCGAGGCCATTGGCCGACGCCACGAGCGCCTTCGCCGTGCCGCTGGTGTCACGCTTGTTCGCCTGATGGCTCTCGACGACCTTGAGTTCCGCGCCGGCGAGCGCGCCGGGGAACTCCGCCGCCAGCCACCGCGCGGCGGCCTGCATCAGCACAATCGGAACCGCCATGTTCGGGGCGATCACCGCCGACACGCCCGACGCCGCCACGAGGCGCTTCGCTTCATCAAGATCGAAGCTCGTGGTGCCCATCACAAACGGCACGTCGTTCTCGACATACCAGCGGACATTATCAAGAGCCGCGTCGGGAGTCGTGTAATCGACCGCCAGCGTGTCCGCCGGCAACGCGACAGCGGCGAGCGAATCACTCGCCACGAGGCCGATCTTCCGATCGCCGATCGCAATCGTCTTGCCCTCATGAACGGGACTCGACAGGCCAATATCGAAGAGCTCGAAGTCGTCCGAAGCTGCGACTAGCGCCGCGGTCTCCGCCGCCATCTTGCCGGGAAGGCCAGCCATGAAGATCGGAGTCGCCATCGGGCTTTGCTTCTCTTTGGTTTACCACGGAGGCACTGAGGACACGGAGGACGCACTGAGAAAACTAATGACCAATGACCAAGCCGCAATGACCAATGTGTTTCGCTACTTCATTAGTCATTGGGGCTTGGTCATTGGTCATTTGCTTCGGCTAGATGCCTTCGCGGAGGATCGACGTTAGCGCCGTGCGCGCGTCGGTGCGTTCGTCGCGGTACTTCTTGATGATGATCGCGTACGTCTGGTGCGAGCCGTCGCGCGACGCCAGGGCGCCGGGGACGCAGACGCTCCGCGCGGGGATGCGGCCCGGCGGCAACTCGCGGCCTTCGGGGACGCTGTAGATCTTCGTCGAGCCGGCGACGTAGCAGCCCATCGCTAGGACCGCGCCCTCTTCGATGATGACGCCCTCGGCCGCTTCGCCGCGGGCGCCGAAGAAGACGTCGTCCTCGATGATGACGGGGCTCGCTTGGAGCGGCTCGAGCACGCCGCCGATGCCGACGCCGCCCGAGATGTGGCAGTTCTTTCCCACCTGCGCGCAGCTGCCGACGGTGCTCCACGTGTCGATCATCGTCCCCGCGCCGACCCGCGCGCCGATGTTGATGTAGCACGGCATCAGCACCGCGCCCTCTTCGATGAATGACCCGTAGCGGGCGATCGCCGTCGGCACGCTGCGGACCTTCGCCTCACGCCAATTGGTCTTTAGCGCGACCTTGTCGAACCACTCGATCGGCCCGGCGGTCATCTCGCGGTTGTCCGAGTAACGGAAGTGCAACAGCACCGCCTTCTTGACCCACTCGTTGACCGTCCACTCACCGCCAACCCTCTCGGCGACACGGATCGCGCCCGAGTTCAAGAGGTCCAGCGCTTGCTTCACGAGCTCGCGCGCGTCAGCCGCTTCCTCACCGGCCCAAATTTCGTCGACGCGCGCAGCTAACGTTTGGATGTCCATCTATCAATCAAAAAAAGAATGGGACGCGGATTGACGCGGATTGAAGAGATCGGAAAGGATTTAAGTTACGGGCGTATCCGCGTTAATCCTTTATATCCCCGTGCATCCGCGTCCAATTCGTAAATTCAGACAGCGGCCGCTTCGAGGTGCGGGAACTCGGCGATCGCTTCGGCCGCCTTGATCGTCGCCAGGGCCTTTTCGCGGTTCGGGGCGTCGAGCTGATCGACCGTCACCAGCGGCATCCGCAGGCCGGCGCGGAGCATGTGGTGCAGCGGGATCGGGTTCTTCACGCAGAAGACCGCGTCGATGCACGGCTGCAGCGCCTTCTGCAATTCTTCCGCCGCGTCCCATTCGCCGGCGGCCGCCAGCTCGGTGATGCGTTGGAACTCGCGCGGCCAGCGGTTGGCCGACGCGCTGATCACGCCGACGCCGCCGCGACGCATCACCTCGACCACCAAGTGGTCTTCACCCGACATCAGCGAGAAGGTCTCGGGGTCGGTCGCCGCGCGGACCTTCTCGAGCATCGCCAGGTCGCCCGTCGCGTCCTTCACCGCGGCGATCGCCGGGTGCTCGGCGAGGCGGATCATCGTCTCGGCCTCGATACGGCTGCCGGTGCGCCCGGGGATGTTGTAGAGGATGATCGAGGTGTCGAGCCGTTCGGCCAGGTCGCCGACCGCCTCGAAGTGCGCCCGCAGGCCTTCTTGCGGCGGGTTGTTGTAATAGCCCGTGACGTGCAGCAGCGCGTCGGGGTGGATCGCCTTGGTGATCCGCTCGCTGAGGTGCAGGGCCTCGTCGGTCGAGTTCGAGCCCGCGCTGGCGAGGCACGTGACGCTGCGTCCCTGCTGGGCCGCCTTCGCGCGGGCGTACTCGATGCCGCGGGTGCAGAGGTCGACCTGCTCGTCGTGGCTGAGCATGGCGGACTGCCCCGTGGTGCCGGCGAAGAGGACGCCGCTAACGCCCGCTTCGAGGACCGAGTCGATCAGCTTGTAGACGCGGTGGAAGTCGATCCCCATCAGCGAGCCGACCGGCTTCATCGGGGTGAGAAGGGCGACGTGGGCGCCGCGGAGCTGGTCGGGCGTGATCATGGCGGGAAGCGGGGGAGCGGGAGCGTTGCTGCGCACGACGACGAGCCACCTGCGCGAAGCCGAGCAGTTTAACACGGCGGCTGGAATCGGCCTACGGGGTCGCCAATAGTCCCGCACGAAAAAGCCCCCGCCGTGCAGGGCACGGCGGGGGCTTCGGACACCGGAGAGCTGTCACACCCGAGCGATAGTTCAGCGGCGCTTACGGACTCCAAGCAGGGCCAGACCGCCTGCGGCGAGCAACGCCGAGGTCGGCTCCGGTACCGCTGCGACCGCGATATCGGCAATCACGCCTTGGCCGATGAGCCCCGAGACCGTTCCCTGCAGCGATGCAGCGCCCGTTCCCAAGTCAACCATGTACAGACTCGTCGCCTGGTTCGGGTTGGCGCTCGTCAGGTAGGCGGTTCCGGTCGCCCCGCTGATGTCGAATCCGGCAAACCCACTACCGAGGAACCCACTGGCGAGGTTGACGCCAAGCGGTCCCACGGTCTGGAGATTGCCCATGTTGGCGGGGGTTTGGGTCGCCAGGATGTCGTTGACAACATCCAAATCGTAGAGCGTGGTGCTGGTCGCCCCGGCGACGCTGTTGGTGTAACCGATCGTGCGGATGTCGGGGGTGTCGCCAAAGTTGGCGTCGCCCGCGTCGAAGGTGGGCAAACCATCGAGGCTGACCACCGAGCCGTCGACCGGGCTGATTCGGTAGTTGGTGTTGCTTCCTCGGCCGATGAGCCGAACCAAGTCCACGGTCGGGTTAAAGTCGATGGCTCCGGAGACTGGCAACGGCGCACCGATCGGCGTCAGGGCGCCGCTGGTCGTATTGATCGTGTAGAGCTGGTTGTCGTTGAAGCCGATGCCGTACAACTCGCCCGTTGAAGGACGGACGTCGATGCTACGCAACGAGAACGGCTCCAACGGATCGATACCGGCGGGCCGCTGGATCACGACATTCGAGGTTACCGAGCGAGAGTCGCTGTCGATCGTGTAGAGCTGATTGTCTTGTCCCGAGACAAAACTCGAAATCCCGTAGAGGGTTTCCGCCTGGGCAGAAGAGGCAACGAAATGGGTGGCCATCAAACACAAAGCGAGGCGGACGCCACCAAAGAAAAACCGAGTCATGAGCTGTTCCATTCAGAGTGTCGGGAGGGGAGAGACGGAGCCGTGCAGGATTGCCGACCCTCACACCGTACGGGCTTCACGAAGTGGCAGATTGGCTTCGGCAACAGAAACGCGAAAACTCGGCGCGAAACCCCTAAACCACACCGGCGATTGACTCGCGGGCGACCTGCTTGCTTGCGCAACAAGCAAGAAATCGTCTCTCGACTGCCATCATGGGGTGGTCGCTCTTCCCCCTAGTTGATCGGAGGGGACCCCTCGAACTACGACCGTGCTGCGCGGCCCGACGGTCGCACGTTGCTCCCTTTGCGCTTCGTCAGTTCGTCGCCCAACTCCCTCCGCGCCTGTTCGGCGTGTCCTTGTAGGCGCGCGACGATTTCCGGGTGTTCGGCGGCGACATTGGTCGTCTCGCCGACGTCGTTCTTGAGGTCGTACAACTCGAGTCCCGCGCGGGACTGCTCGTACTCGACCGGGAAGCCGTCCTTGCCGCCGGAACGGCCGGCGAGGGTCCGGTACTGGTGCGGCAACACGAGCTTCCAGCGTGCGTCACGCACCGCGCGCAGCTGGCGGTCGTAGTAGCAGTAGAAGACCTCGTGTGGCGACGGCGCGTCGCCGGTCATCACGGGGAGGATGTCCTTGCCGTCGATCTTGCGCTCGGGCAGCTCGGCGCCGATCATGCCGGCGATCGTCGGCAAGAGGTCCATCGTCGTGGCGAACTCGTCGCACCGCGTCCCCGCGGGGATACGCGCCGGCCAGCGCATCACGCAGGGCTCGCGGTAGCCGCCCTCCCACATGGTCCCCTTGCCTTCGCGCAGCGGACCGGCCGAGCCGGCGTGCTCGCCGAAGTTGATCCACGGGCCGTTGTCAGAAGTGAACACCACCAGCGTGTCGTCGCCGACGCCGCCGCGCTCGAGCGCGGCGAGGATTTCGCCGACCGACCAATCGAGCTCCATCACCACGTCGCCGTAGAGGCCGGCGCCGCTCTTGCCGGCGAACTTCTCTGACACGTAGAGCGGCACGTGCACCATCGTGTGCGGCACGTACAAGAAGAACGGCTGCTTGCCGGCGTGGCGGTCGATGAAGTCGACGGCGCGCTCGGTGTACTGCGTCGTCAGCAGGGCTTGATCGGCGGGCGTGAGATTCACATTGACGATCCGCTCGCCCTTATAGAGCGGCAGCGGTGGGTAGTTGCCCCGCCTGCCGTGCTCGAGGTCCTCCCGCCCCGGCGGGTAGGGCCACATGTCGTTGGAGTACGGCAGGCCAAAATACTCATCGAAGCCCTGGCGGGTCGGCAAGAACTCTGGCAGGTGGCCGAGGTGCCACTTGCCGAAGCACGCGGTGGCGTAGCCCCGCGACTTACAGACCTCGGCGATCGTTGTCTCGTGGGGGTGCAGCCCGTGCCGGGCGCCGGGCGACAGCGCGCCTTGGATGCTTACGCGGCTTGGGTAGCACCCTGTCATCAGCGCCGCGCGCGACGCGCTACAGACGGCCGTCGCGGCATGGAAGTCGGTAAAGACCCGCCCCTCGGCGGCCATGCGGTCGAGATGCGGCGTCGGGTACGACTCGCAGCCAAACGGCCCGATATCCGCGTAACCCATGTCGTCGATGAAGATCACCACGACATTGGGCGTGGCCCGAGCCGACGTCGCTTGAGCGGTCACGGCAGGCAACAACGCGGCAGCCAGCACAAGGCAGGCCGTTCGGATTAGCGTCGTCACGATCGAATCTCGAAGAAGAAGAAAAGGTGGCGGCGTTCCGTGTCGATGGACAAGAACCCTCGCGCTAAGGATTAGCATTACGGTAGCGGAGATCGATTGCCACCCCGGGTTAGCACCCGGGGCTCAGACGAAACAGCACGTCGCCATCTCGCCGCGTCTGAGCCGTGGGCGCAAGCCCTCGGTGGGCATAGCCCTATGCGTTCAACGCGTAGTTCGGCTCCTCGTCCGCTGGCGCCTGCCCCGTGATCGTCAGCAGTGGGCTGATCCGCTCGGTCGTCACGTGGTACTGCGGGTCCTCGGACACATTGACCTCGACGAGGTCGCCAGCGCGCTTCAGCAACTTACGGCACTCGGCGCTAAGGTGCGTCAGGTGCAGGCGTTTGCCGTGCTGCTGGTACTTATCCGCTAGCGCGCTGATCGCCTCCAGGCCCGACTGGTCGTAGACCCGGGTGTAGTAGAAGTCGATCACCACATCGTCGGGATCGCTCGCCGGGTCGAATAGCTCCTTGAACGAGGTCGCCGACGCGAAGAAGAGCGGACCGTGGAGCTGATAGATCTTGCTGCCGAACTCGTTGTGCTTGATGTCGACGCCGATGTGCTTGGCGTGCTGCCAGGCGAACACCAGCGCCGAAGCGATCACGCCGAGCACCACCGCCGTCGCCAGGTCGTGCATGACGGCCGTGTAGCCGGCGACGAGCAGCATCACGAGGTAATCGCTCACGGGCACCTTGCGCATCATCTTCAGGCTGGCCCACTCGAACGTGCCGATGACGACCATGAACATGACGCCCACCAACGCGGCCATCGGGATCAGCTCGATCCA from Botrimarina mediterranea encodes:
- a CDS encoding 2,3,4,5-tetrahydropyridine-2,6-dicarboxylate N-succinyltransferase encodes the protein MDIQTLAARVDEIWAGEEAADARELVKQALDLLNSGAIRVAERVGGEWTVNEWVKKAVLLHFRYSDNREMTAGPIEWFDKVALKTNWREAKVRSVPTAIARYGSFIEEGAVLMPCYINIGARVGAGTMIDTWSTVGSCAQVGKNCHISGGVGIGGVLEPLQASPVIIEDDVFFGARGEAAEGVIIEEGAVLAMGCYVAGSTKIYSVPEGRELPPGRIPARSVCVPGALASRDGSHQTYAIIIKKYRDERTDARTALTSILREGI
- the dapA gene encoding 4-hydroxy-tetrahydrodipicolinate synthase; translation: MITPDQLRGAHVALLTPMKPVGSLMGIDFHRVYKLIDSVLEAGVSGVLFAGTTGQSAMLSHDEQVDLCTRGIEYARAKAAQQGRSVTCLASAGSNSTDEALHLSERITKAIHPDALLHVTGYYNNPPQEGLRAHFEAVGDLAERLDTSIILYNIPGRTGSRIEAETMIRLAEHPAIAAVKDATGDLAMLEKVRAATDPETFSLMSGEDHLVVEVMRRGGVGVISASANRWPREFQRITELAAAGEWDAAEELQKALQPCIDAVFCVKNPIPLHHMLRAGLRMPLVTVDQLDAPNREKALATIKAAEAIAEFPHLEAAAV
- a CDS encoding DUF4394 domain-containing protein, which translates into the protein MTRFFFGGVRLALCLMATHFVASSAQAETLYGISSFVSGQDNQLYTIDSDSRSVTSNVVIQRPAGIDPLEPFSLRSIDVRPSTGELYGIGFNDNQLYTINTTSGALTPIGAPLPVSGAIDFNPTVDLVRLIGRGSNTNYRISPVDGSVVSLDGLPTFDAGDANFGDTPDIRTIGYTNSVAGATSTTLYDLDVVNDILATQTPANMGNLQTVGPLGVNLASGFLGSGFAGFDISGATGTAYLTSANPNQATSLYMVDLGTGAASLQGTVSGLIGQGVIADIAVAAVPEPTSALLAAGGLALLGVRKRR
- a CDS encoding sulfatase family protein; the protein is MTTLIRTACLVLAAALLPAVTAQATSARATPNVVVIFIDDMGYADIGPFGCESYPTPHLDRMAAEGRVFTDFHAATAVCSASRAALMTGCYPSRVSIQGALSPGARHGLHPHETTIAEVCKSRGYATACFGKWHLGHLPEFLPTRQGFDEYFGLPYSNDMWPYPPGREDLEHGRRGNYPPLPLYKGERIVNVNLTPADQALLTTQYTERAVDFIDRHAGKQPFFLYVPHTMVHVPLYVSEKFAGKSGAGLYGDVVMELDWSVGEILAALERGGVGDDTLVVFTSDNGPWINFGEHAGSAGPLREGKGTMWEGGYREPCVMRWPARIPAGTRCDEFATTMDLLPTIAGMIGAELPERKIDGKDILPVMTGDAPSPHEVFYCYYDRQLRAVRDARWKLVLPHQYRTLAGRSGGKDGFPVEYEQSRAGLELYDLKNDVGETTNVAAEHPEIVARLQGHAEQARRELGDELTKRKGSNVRPSGRAARS